A window of the Brachyhypopomus gauderio isolate BG-103 chromosome 14, BGAUD_0.2, whole genome shotgun sequence genome harbors these coding sequences:
- the rgs1 gene encoding regulator of G-protein signaling 21: MAIKLCCFSKDPLEDVASWSESIERLLSCKAGQQAFQEFLRSEYSEENILFWQACEDYKKIKNTPEMISAANRIYSEFVQVEAPRQINIDCGTRANITKNISEPNLESFDKAQKLIYSLMARDCYPRFLKSDIYQSILQKADSS, encoded by the exons ATGGCCATAAA ACTTTGTTGCTTTTCCAAGGATCCTCTTGAAGACGTTGCATCCTGGAGTGAGTCTATTGAAAGGCTTTTGTCATGTAAAG CCGGTCAGCAGGCCTTCCAGGAGTTCCTGAGGTCCGAGTACAGTGAGGAGAACATCCTGTTCTGGCAAGCCTGTGAGGACTATAAGAAGATCAAGAACACACCCGAGATGATCAGCGCAGCCAACCGCATCTACTCTGAGTTCGTGCAGGTCGAGGCCCCCAGACAG ATCAACATAGACTGTGGGACCCGGGCAAACATAACGAAGAACATCTCTGAGCCAAACCTGGAGTCCTTTGACAAGGCCCAGAAGCTGATCTACAGTCTTATGGCGAGGGACTGCTACCCCCGATTTTTAAAATCCGATATATACCAGTCCATACTGCAGAAAGCAGACAGCAGCTGA
- the rgs18 gene encoding regulator of G-protein signaling 18 translates to METFVFLFPQLNFSATKEEVNFKMLGETELRASRMKDSHSRHKDKGKEKDRRGRLSLLLAKSGSHENVSPEKKTPAKGNPVPPDVALRWSDSFEELLGHPDGLEAFTRFLRTEFSEENIEFWLACEEYKTMESSTKLQTMAKQIYAVFIDTEAPKEINIDHSTKLTIQKNILQPTQLSFDVAQSKIYTLMKKDCYPRFLSSDIYLGLTKRRGPGVMTRRRSRSFVFSDRHESSGEWF, encoded by the exons atGGAGACCTTTGTTTTTCTGTTTCCTCAATTGAACTTCTCTGCCACAAAGGAGGAAGTAAATTTCAAAATGCTCGGCGAGACCGAGTTGCGTGCTTCAAGAATGAAAGACAGCCACTCAAG ACACAAGGACAAGGGGAAGGAGAAGGACCGGAGAGGCAGACTCAGCCTCCTGCTGGCCAAGTCCGGATCGCACGAAAACGTGAGCCCGGAGAAGAAAACCCCGGCGAAAGGCAACCC TGTCCCACCTGATGTAGCTTTGAGGTGGAGTGATTCTTTTGAAGAACTGCTGGGTCATCCAG ACGGTCTGGAGGCCTTCACGAGGTTCCTGCGCACCGAGTTCAGCGAGGAGAACATCGAATTCTGGCTGGCGTGCGAAGAGTACAAGACGATGGAGTCATCCACCAAGCTGCAGACTATGGCCAAGCAGATTTACGCTGTGTTTATCGACACGGAGGCCCCCAAAGAG ATTAATATCGATCATTCGACCAAACTCACCATTCAGAAAAACATCCTTCAGCCCACCCAGTTGAGCTTTGATGTGGCTCAGAGCAAGATCTACACCTTGATGAAGAAGGACTGCTATCCACGGTTCCTGTCCTCCGACATCTACTTAGGCCTGACCAAGAGGAGGGGCCCCGGAGTCATGACCAGGAGGAGATCTCGATCCTTCGTGTTCAGTGACCGGCACGAGAGCAGCGGAGAGTGGTTTTAG